In a genomic window of Methanoregula sp. UBA64:
- a CDS encoding 4Fe-4S binding protein, with translation MLNVHRDICGYCGCCVSVCPEGALELIDAYLSVEENCTGCGICAKVCPLGALEVVHEK, from the coding sequence ATGCTTAATGTACACCGGGATATCTGCGGGTATTGCGGATGCTGTGTATCAGTCTGCCCTGAAGGCGCACTGGAACTGATCGACGCATACCTTTCGGTTGAGGAGAACTGTACAGGCTGCGGTATCTGCGCCAAGGTCTGTCCGCTGGGAGCGCTGGAGGTCGTGCATGAAAAGTAA